The Pantoea vagans genome contains the following window.
TGCGCTGCACGGTGACAACATGAATGCTGAAGCATTGAAAGATGCTCTGGAAGCGCGTGAGTGGCGCGAGAGCTACCTCGCTGAACGTATGCGCGATGAAATCCTGCTTAATCAGATCATGATTGAAACAGAAGGTGAAGTGGTTGGGCAGATCAATGGTCTGTCCGTGGTGGAATTCCCAGGCCACCCACGCCCGTGGGGCGAGCCTTCACGTATTACCTGTGTGGTGCATCCTGGCGATGGCGAATTCACCGATGTTGAACGCAAAGCGGAGTTAGGCGGCAACATTCATGCGAAAGGCATGATGATCATGCAGGCCTATCTGATTGCCGAGTTGGAACTTGATCAGCAGCTCCCCTTCTCTGCGTCGCTGGTGTTTGAACAGTCCTATTCCGAAGTGGATGGTGACAGCGCCTCACTGGCTGAGCTGTGTGCCTTAATCAGCGCACTGGCGAATCAGCCGCTCAATCAGCAAATTGCCGTAACCGGTTCGGTTGATCAGTTTGGTAATGTGCAGCCTGTCGGTGGCCTGAATGAGAAAATTGAAGGCTTCTTCCAGATTTGCCAGTCTCGCGAACTGACCGGTAAACAAGGGGTGATTCTGCCTGCCAGCAACGTACGTCATTTAAGCCTCAGCCAGGCTGTGGTCGATGCGGTGAAACAAGAGCAGTTTCACATCTGGGCGGTCGAAAGCGTCGATGAGGCCCTGCCGCTGCTGACGGGTGTGGCGTGGCAATCTGAAAGCGGTGAGTCACTGTTAAACACCATTCAGGAACGTATTGCCCAGTTCAATCAGCAAGAAATACGCCATCGTCCATGGCCGTTACGCTGGCTCAACTGGTTCAACCACCGCTGATTGATTTGCCCAGCGTACAACTGTTCGCTAATATTCGGGCTTCACTAAAAGAAGGCATATTGAGAACATGGTAGATAAACGCGAATCCTATAGCAAAGAAGACCTGGTTGCCTCAGGTCGCGGCGAACTGTTTGGCGAAAATGGACCGCCGCTTCCCTCTGATAACATGTTGATGATGGACCGCGTGGTCATGATGACCGAAGACGGCGGTAAATTTGACAAAGGTTTTGTGGAAGCCGAACTGGATATCCGCCCTGACCTGTGGTTCTTCGATTGCCACTTCAAAGGCGACCCGGTAATGCCTGGCTGCCTCGGCCTCGATGCCATGTGGCAGTTGGTTGGCTTCTACCTTGGTTGGCTGGGTGCCGAAGGTAAAGGCCGTGCACTGGGCGTGGGTGAAGTGAAATTCACTGGCCAGGTTCTGCCAACGGCGAAAAAAGTGACCTACAAAATTCACTTCAAGCGCGTAATCAACCGTAAACTGGTGATGGGCGTGGCTGACGGTGAAGTGTTTGTCGACGGTAACCTGATTTATACCGCGACCGATTTGAAAGTGGGCCTGTTTAAAGACACCTCTGCTTTCTAATCTCCCAAACGAAAACCTCCGCACGCAGCGGAGGTTTCTTCCTTATTGATAGACATTCGACAGTGCTAGGCCACCGCCGACCTGTCCTCCATGGCCTGACGCCAACCTCCCAACCAGTAAGACCGCGCATCGATCATTTGATAAGGGCATATCTCTTTTGAGCGCCCCGTAATCCCGGCTTGATAGCCTCTTGAATGTGCACGTTCCAGGCGGTCTCTCTTCTGTCTCTTCATGCCTCGTTTCCCTCATTTCAGGTCTGGTGGAATCTGGGTGGAAAGAAAGAGTGGTGTTTTAATGTTCAACCACAGTAATGTTCTAACCCCAAGCAGAAGAAAGGTCAATGCGCAAAATTCACGCCAATGTCATCATTTCGCCGTTAAATCGACATATATAATTGTCAATTCCCTGTATATCTGGCTGATTCGACAATAAAAAAAGCCCCTGATTTGACTGCGATCACACAACAGCAAATCAAGGACTTAGCATAAGCATCGAACAAATCTTAATTTAGAGAAATGACACTATTTGCGATTTGTTGCGCCGTTTGCTGCCAACCGAGAGCCAGAGTACGGACTAAAGCATCATAACCATCTTCCGATTGCGGCAGCGTCAGATTAAAGCCATGTTTGATTAGTCGCCCTTGATGTTGCAGTAGCCACTCGCCGCTGACCACCACCTGACCATCATAACGACCCTGGAATCCAGTGACATTAACGGACAACGTATCGTGGGTATCACCGAGCGGTGAACCGGAGACGAGGCGCCCCGGCAGTGCTTTACTTAAGTTTGTCACCAGCGTTTGTTGCAGTTGCTGGTCAAGCGGGCTGGCCCACAAGTTATTGGCGGCAATCACATATTTCACATCGCTGGTTTGATATACCAACCCATTGCCCGCCATGTAATCGGGCACCGTAACCTGCTCGACCCAAATCATCGGCTGGTTGCCACTGGATGCGCTGTCCACCCGAGCCATATTGCTGCCCGAAGGCAGCTGGTAATAGGTGTTTTCGATGGTGCTGCTGCACCCTGCCAGCAGCAGCAGCGCGCCCATAATCAGCCCTTTTCTCACTGTTTCGCCCTCTTTGGCTGCGGATCCTCGCCCGGTTTAGCTTCAAACACCAGCGCGTTGCTCTTGGTATTGAGCGTTTTGAGTACCGGCTGCAGTTCACGAAGTACCTGATCCAATCGCTGCATATCCCCCACCAGCTTGTTGTAAGCGGGCGATCCCGGTTGCAGCCCTTTCATGCTGCGATTCAGCTCACGCAAGGTTTGCTGCATATCCTCAGGTAACTTTTTCATCGCCGGGCTGGCAGTGATTTGATTCAGGTTATCCAGCGTTTTCTGCATATGCTGCATCGTACGCTGGCTCTCTTTCAACGTTCCGGTGGCCTGCTCAAGTAACGGATTGAGAGGAAGCGCGTTGATCTTATCCAGCGCGGCGACCAACTTCTGTTGAATCTGACTCAGCCCACCGCTGACGGTTGGGATCACTTCCAGACCCGCGACTTCGTTCGGCCCTTTGTACGCCGGCGCATTGTCGTAGAAATCCAAATCCACAAACAGCGCACCTGACAGCAGGTTACCAGTTTTCAGCGTGGCGCGCAGGCCGCGCTTCTTACCATCCTGCAGATGCTGCTCAAGATTGAAATCACCACCCAGTCGACTGATAAAACGATCGGGTTCGATGCGAATCAATACTGGCACACGATAATCCGTGTTCAACGCCTGATTCACACCCGGAATGGTGTAAGGCACTTGAGAAACGGTTCCCAGACGAATACCGCGGAACTCAACCGGAGCACCCACCTGCAGGCCACGAATCGAATCGGTGAAGAACAGCAGGAAATCGGTGTGCTGAGTGTAGAGTGAATCCTGGATACTGCGTTGATCGTCAAACAGATGGTATTCCGCTTTGTTGTCGGCAACCTGCCCCAGTTCCGCACCATCTGGCACGTCAAAACTGACACCGCCGCTAAACAGCGTGGTCAACGATCCCATTTCAACCCGCATGCCCGATGCCGACATATCGACGGCAATGCCGCTGTCTTTCCAGAAGCGCACATTGGTAGTGACAAGACGATCATAAGGTGCAGCGATAAACAGCTGATAGGTCATCATGCGCTTTTCGGTATCAAAGGTACTGGTCTCAACCGTACCGACACGATAACCCCGGAACAGCACCGGATCGCCTGCATTAAGCTGACCGGCCTTTTTGCTATCCAGCGTCACGCGAATACCTTTGGCATCTGGTGGAGCCAGCGGAGGCGCATCAAGTAGCTGATAACGTTCAGGTTGGTCGCCTTTAGTCCCCGGCTG
Protein-coding sequences here:
- the pqiC gene encoding membrane integrity-associated transporter subunit PqiC, yielding MRKGLIMGALLLLAGCSSTIENTYYQLPSGSNMARVDSASSGNQPMIWVEQVTVPDYMAGNGLVYQTSDVKYVIAANNLWASPLDQQLQQTLVTNLSKALPGRLVSGSPLGDTHDTLSVNVTGFQGRYDGQVVVSGEWLLQHQGRLIKHGFNLTLPQSEDGYDALVRTLALGWQQTAQQIANSVISLN
- the rmf gene encoding ribosome modulation factor; the encoded protein is MKRQKRDRLERAHSRGYQAGITGRSKEICPYQMIDARSYWLGGWRQAMEDRSAVA
- the fabA gene encoding bifunctional 3-hydroxydecanoyl-ACP dehydratase/trans-2-decenoyl-ACP isomerase; translated protein: MVDKRESYSKEDLVASGRGELFGENGPPLPSDNMLMMDRVVMMTEDGGKFDKGFVEAELDIRPDLWFFDCHFKGDPVMPGCLGLDAMWQLVGFYLGWLGAEGKGRALGVGEVKFTGQVLPTAKKVTYKIHFKRVINRKLVMGVADGEVFVDGNLIYTATDLKVGLFKDTSAF
- the pqiB gene encoding intermembrane transport protein PqiB — its product is MTDNHHGTAEVDQIKRWSPVWIVPIVTLLIGGWILFYHFSHQGPEVTLITESAEGIEAGKTTIKSRSVNVGVVESAVLTDDLHHVEIKARLNSGMEKLLHGDSVFWVVKPQIGREGITGLGTLLSGAYIELQPGTKGDQPERYQLLDAPPLAPPDAKGIRVTLDSKKAGQLNAGDPVLFRGYRVGTVETSTFDTEKRMMTYQLFIAAPYDRLVTTNVRFWKDSGIAVDMSASGMRVEMGSLTTLFSGGVSFDVPDGAELGQVADNKAEYHLFDDQRSIQDSLYTQHTDFLLFFTDSIRGLQVGAPVEFRGIRLGTVSQVPYTIPGVNQALNTDYRVPVLIRIEPDRFISRLGGDFNLEQHLQDGKKRGLRATLKTGNLLSGALFVDLDFYDNAPAYKGPNEVAGLEVIPTVSGGLSQIQQKLVAALDKINALPLNPLLEQATGTLKESQRTMQHMQKTLDNLNQITASPAMKKLPEDMQQTLRELNRSMKGLQPGSPAYNKLVGDMQRLDQVLRELQPVLKTLNTKSNALVFEAKPGEDPQPKRAKQ